In Nitrospirota bacterium, the following proteins share a genomic window:
- a CDS encoding polyprenyl synthetase family protein produces MTIKDVWGQYGEELHRVELQIQENLKSDVSLIKTVGRHILQSGGKRLRPLLVILSSKLCGYKGESDSLLASIVEFIHTASLLHDDVVDGARFRRGKPVAHSVWGNQTSILVGDYLYSKALNLAVNMKNQRIMDTLSETTMAMSEGEVFQLMKLSDPDISEEDYLNIIKAKTALLMSASCRIGAIISKVNSFLEEAIAGYGFYLGMAFQLADDILDYKADETKLGKSLGKDIEEGKITLPLICLLRNGTQKEIKTIKDIITSEKFNKNALRYIIRLMERYRCLHYSFNMAKGFIEQAKEQISIFDRCDAKDSLFAIADYVISRER; encoded by the coding sequence ATGACGATAAAAGATGTCTGGGGACAATATGGCGAAGAACTGCACAGGGTAGAATTACAGATACAGGAAAATCTGAAATCTGATGTATCCCTTATAAAAACAGTGGGCAGGCATATCCTTCAGAGTGGAGGTAAGAGGTTAAGACCACTCCTTGTTATACTCAGCTCAAAACTCTGTGGATATAAAGGCGAATCCGACTCCCTCCTTGCAAGTATCGTTGAGTTTATCCACACCGCCTCTTTACTCCATGATGATGTAGTTGATGGAGCGAGATTTAGAAGAGGCAAACCTGTAGCACATTCGGTATGGGGAAATCAAACGAGTATACTCGTAGGTGATTATTTGTATTCAAAAGCGCTGAATCTGGCTGTCAATATGAAGAATCAGCGCATTATGGATACACTGTCAGAGACAACAATGGCAATGAGCGAAGGTGAAGTATTCCAGCTCATGAAGTTAAGTGATCCCGATATTTCAGAGGAAGACTACCTGAATATTATTAAGGCAAAAACAGCACTTCTTATGTCTGCATCTTGCAGAATCGGTGCTATAATCTCAAAGGTTAATTCTTTTCTGGAAGAAGCAATAGCAGGTTATGGTTTTTATTTAGGAATGGCATTCCAGCTTGCAGACGACATCCTCGATTACAAGGCTGATGAGACGAAGCTTGGTAAGTCTCTCGGTAAGGATATAGAGGAAGGAAAGATTACCCTTCCTCTTATTTGTCTCCTTCGAAATGGAACTCAGAAAGAGATAAAAACGATAAAGGATATTATTACTTCAGAAAAGTTTAACAAGAACGCCCTCAGGTATATTATCAGATTGATGGAAAGATACAGATGCCTGCATTACTCATTTAATATGGCTAAGGGGTTCATCGAGCAGGCAAAAGAACAGATTAGTATCTTTGATCGGTGCGACGCCAAAGATTCCCTTTTTGCCATTGCAGACTATGTGATCTCAAG